One region of Maribacter dokdonensis DSW-8 genomic DNA includes:
- a CDS encoding M23 family metallopeptidase codes for MSLSSKIKACIFLLFMVMIYSCKQIRKVTDVIVQPTARELYAREFENLDSLRFNTWQQAYKLAKADSLQIRLPYAEQGQYFKDRITVYSYNMYLNEGEVLNVEVENNVLGIRSFINLIKVNPDSSLTDEFHNKLGEHHAKVPIYETGIYKITIQPELNSQGMFSFQMYTSPSFGFPVLGKDNKAIQSFWGAVRGGGARSHEGIDIFAERGTPVVAAVDGMVSATGEKGLGGKQVWLKAGLFGKSLYYAHLDSILVSTGNRVTIGDTLGLVGNTGNARTTAPHLHFGIYKSGQGAIDPLPFVKKTERPDIKRVLSAPKFIKVSAAIANYRNAPEVVGIKLGEVKRNDTLSLLGYTNDWAHIELLSGDKGFIYKSLVLEL; via the coding sequence ATGAGTTTAAGTTCAAAAATCAAAGCATGTATTTTTCTACTGTTTATGGTAATGATTTATAGCTGTAAGCAAATAAGAAAAGTTACCGATGTCATTGTACAACCAACGGCAAGAGAGCTTTATGCACGAGAATTTGAAAATTTAGATTCGTTACGTTTTAATACCTGGCAACAGGCGTATAAATTGGCAAAAGCCGATAGTCTTCAAATACGCCTTCCTTATGCCGAGCAAGGTCAATATTTTAAAGATCGCATTACAGTTTATAGTTATAATATGTACTTGAATGAAGGCGAGGTATTGAATGTTGAGGTTGAGAACAATGTATTGGGAATACGAAGTTTTATTAATCTCATAAAGGTCAACCCAGATAGTAGTTTAACAGATGAATTTCATAATAAGTTGGGAGAACATCATGCGAAAGTGCCTATTTATGAAACCGGAATTTATAAAATTACCATTCAACCGGAATTGAACTCACAAGGAATGTTTTCCTTTCAAATGTATACATCGCCTAGTTTTGGTTTTCCCGTGCTCGGAAAGGACAATAAAGCCATTCAAAGTTTTTGGGGCGCGGTTAGAGGGGGTGGAGCACGTAGTCATGAGGGTATTGATATTTTTGCAGAAAGGGGAACACCGGTAGTTGCAGCGGTTGATGGTATGGTAAGCGCTACTGGCGAAAAAGGATTAGGTGGTAAACAGGTTTGGTTAAAAGCGGGACTCTTTGGTAAATCGCTTTATTATGCTCATTTGGATAGTATATTGGTATCAACCGGTAATAGAGTAACAATAGGTGATACTTTGGGCCTGGTAGGAAATACGGGAAATGCCCGTACTACTGCACCACATTTACATTTTGGAATTTATAAATCCGGTCAAGGGGCTATTGATCCGCTTCCGTTCGTGAAGAAGACAGAAAGACCTGATATAAAAAGGGTATTGAGCGCACCTAAATTTATAAAAGTATCGGCAGCAATTGCCAATTATAGAAATGCCCCAGAGGTTGTGGGCATAAAGTTAGGAGAAGTAAAACGGAATGATACCTTGTCATTATTAGGGTATACAAATGATTGGGCACACATAGAACTTTTAAGCGGGGATAAGGGATTTATTTACAAGAGTCTGGTATTGGAACTTTAG
- a CDS encoding endonuclease/exonuclease/phosphatase family protein, with amino-acid sequence MRNSIEYISFVLALCMSISSLCGQEINVLTYNIKYDNVNDTVNNWNYRKAAMVDLLQYYDPGIIGMQEVLHHQLTFLDEQLSNYNYIGVGRDDGKEKGEYSPILFNTKLYKLLKSETFWLSDTPNKISVGWDAAMERICTYGLFEDLNTGKQFLVFNTHFDHVGTVARENSAKLIVSKIRKVNGDHLPVVLMGDLNLNPTKKPIQFLQNALADGKSIAQKPFYGPTGTFSGFDHSRILTNRIDYIFVENFEVLEYLHIDDRMENNKHISDHLPVFAKLFMNK; translated from the coding sequence ATGCGGAATAGTATAGAATATATAAGTTTTGTTCTGGCATTATGCATGTCGATTTCAAGCCTTTGTGGTCAAGAAATTAATGTACTTACCTATAATATAAAGTACGACAATGTTAATGATACGGTAAACAATTGGAACTATCGCAAAGCTGCCATGGTTGATCTTTTACAATATTATGACCCTGGTATCATTGGCATGCAAGAAGTTCTGCATCATCAACTAACGTTTTTAGATGAACAGCTTTCCAATTATAATTATATAGGTGTTGGTCGTGATGACGGAAAAGAAAAAGGCGAATACTCCCCTATTCTGTTCAACACCAAATTATATAAACTATTAAAAAGTGAAACATTTTGGTTGTCCGATACACCAAATAAAATATCTGTAGGATGGGATGCCGCAATGGAACGTATTTGCACCTATGGATTATTTGAAGATTTAAATACGGGAAAGCAATTTTTGGTCTTCAATACGCATTTTGACCATGTAGGTACAGTTGCCCGTGAAAACTCGGCAAAACTCATTGTATCCAAGATAAGGAAGGTTAATGGTGATCATCTTCCGGTGGTGCTTATGGGCGACTTGAATTTGAATCCCACGAAAAAACCGATTCAATTTTTACAAAATGCCTTGGCTGATGGAAAATCAATCGCTCAAAAACCTTTTTACGGACCAACGGGAACCTTTAGTGGTTTTGACCATTCGCGCATATTAACTAATCGTATCGATTACATATTCGTAGAAAACTTTGAAGTTTTAGAGTACCTACATATTGATGATAGAATGGAAAACAATAAACATATCTCTGACCACCTACCGGTCTTTGCAAAGCTTTTCATGAACAAATAA
- a CDS encoding S9 family peptidase encodes MQVITKTLFLLLFSITVTAQVSSNLELTDIFNMEYVSDPQISPDGSKIIYVRNFKDIMTDKNLSNLWIINYDGSQNRPLTTGNQNDYYPRWSHDGKKIIFKSNKEDSKMKLYLMWMDTKEIAPLTNTPKSPGAVSWSHDDRYLAFTMFVPEAEKSIVKMPSKPEGAKWNTPPTYIDKLNYRGDGQGYIKGGHTQIFTLSIDGGTPKQLTTTTFDHGAPVWAKNDKALYFSANFNPDEAFEPANSEVYKLDLSTAEVTPLTSRYGPDNSPTVSPDGKLIAYTGKDDKLQGYEITNLYVMNTDGSNPRLISGDFDRDIANVQWSNDGKGLYFQYDTEGATKIGHITLSGNVSTLVEGLGGLSLGRPYNAGDFTVSNNSKFAYTLGNTEHPSDLGAADKKGSKRLTFVNDDLFSFRDLGKTEEIWWESSYDQKKIQGWVVTPPNFDPSKKYPFILEIHGGPFTSYGSVYSAEIQAYAAAGYVVLYSNPRGSTSYGAEFGNLIHHDYPNHDYEDLMSGVDAVIEKGFIDTNNLFVTGGSGGGVLTAWIVGKTDRFKAAVVAKPVINWTSFVLYADGAAFFSKYWFGKKPWEDPENYFRRSPLMYVANVTTPTMLLTGEEDYRTPIAESEQFYTALKLEGVETAMVRIPGAGHGIANRPSNLVAKIASVLAWFEKYKDAE; translated from the coding sequence ATGCAAGTTATTACCAAAACACTCTTTCTCCTATTATTTTCAATAACGGTAACTGCACAAGTTTCTTCAAATCTTGAGCTTACCGATATATTTAACATGGAGTATGTATCTGATCCTCAGATATCGCCAGATGGCAGTAAAATAATCTACGTTAGAAACTTCAAGGATATTATGACCGACAAGAATTTATCTAATCTTTGGATCATAAATTACGACGGTTCACAAAATAGACCTTTGACAACTGGCAACCAAAACGACTACTATCCACGCTGGTCTCATGACGGTAAAAAAATCATTTTTAAATCGAACAAAGAGGATTCCAAAATGAAATTATACCTCATGTGGATGGATACCAAAGAAATTGCTCCTTTAACGAATACTCCTAAAAGTCCCGGTGCCGTAAGCTGGTCTCATGATGATCGTTATTTAGCTTTTACCATGTTTGTGCCAGAGGCTGAAAAATCTATCGTAAAAATGCCTTCTAAGCCTGAAGGCGCCAAATGGAATACCCCACCAACATATATTGACAAATTAAACTATAGGGGTGACGGTCAAGGATATATTAAAGGCGGACATACTCAAATTTTCACCTTATCTATTGATGGCGGTACGCCAAAGCAATTAACGACTACAACATTTGACCATGGTGCTCCCGTATGGGCCAAAAATGACAAAGCGTTATACTTCTCCGCAAATTTTAATCCAGATGAGGCTTTTGAACCTGCCAATAGCGAGGTCTATAAATTAGACTTATCAACAGCAGAGGTAACTCCGCTGACTTCTAGATATGGACCGGACAATTCACCTACAGTTTCTCCAGATGGTAAGTTAATAGCTTACACCGGTAAAGATGATAAATTACAGGGGTATGAAATTACCAATCTTTATGTGATGAATACCGATGGAAGCAACCCTAGGTTAATTTCCGGTGATTTTGATAGGGATATTGCCAATGTGCAGTGGTCAAATGATGGCAAAGGTCTTTATTTTCAATATGATACGGAAGGAGCTACTAAAATAGGCCATATTACCTTAAGCGGTAATGTAAGCACTCTAGTTGAAGGTCTTGGTGGGTTGTCATTGGGAAGACCCTATAACGCGGGTGATTTTACCGTTTCTAACAACTCTAAATTTGCCTATACGTTAGGTAATACCGAACACCCGTCTGATTTAGGTGCTGCCGATAAAAAAGGTTCTAAACGATTGACTTTTGTAAACGACGATCTTTTCTCTTTTCGTGATTTAGGCAAGACCGAAGAAATTTGGTGGGAATCTTCATATGACCAGAAAAAAATACAAGGTTGGGTGGTTACTCCGCCAAATTTTGACCCAAGTAAAAAATATCCGTTTATTCTTGAAATTCATGGCGGACCGTTTACTAGCTACGGCTCAGTTTACAGTGCCGAGATACAAGCTTATGCTGCAGCTGGTTATGTTGTGCTATACAGTAACCCAAGGGGAAGTACTAGCTATGGAGCGGAGTTTGGTAACTTAATTCACCACGACTACCCTAATCACGATTATGAAGATTTAATGAGCGGTGTAGATGCCGTCATTGAAAAAGGATTTATAGATACCAACAATCTATTTGTTACCGGTGGTAGTGGCGGCGGAGTACTTACTGCGTGGATAGTGGGTAAAACTGACCGATTTAAAGCTGCCGTGGTTGCCAAACCAGTAATAAACTGGACAAGTTTTGTGCTCTATGCAGATGGTGCCGCTTTCTTTTCTAAATATTGGTTCGGCAAAAAACCTTGGGAAGATCCGGAAAACTATTTTAGACGTTCTCCGTTAATGTATGTTGCCAATGTTACTACGCCAACCATGTTACTAACGGGTGAAGAAGATTATAGAACGCCTATTGCAGAATCTGAACAATTCTATACTGCCCTTAAATTAGAAGGTGTTGAAACGGCTATGGTGCGTATTCCCGGAGCAGGACATGGTATTGCTAACAGACCTAGTAATTTAGTAGCCAAAATTGCCAGTGTACTAGCTTGGTTTGAAAAATACAAGGATGCGGAATAG
- a CDS encoding glyoxalase superfamily protein, translating into MEEKGYLHQIHPVLPVWDVVEALDFYVNRLGFKIAFADDAKNPKYAGILRDDIEIHLQWHNKKMWEVDIDRPMLRIVSQNIEALYNEYSNVDVFNAHTLLRETAWGTREFAFYDPFKNGLTFYRDV; encoded by the coding sequence ATGGAAGAAAAAGGCTATTTACATCAAATTCACCCTGTGCTTCCGGTTTGGGATGTGGTTGAAGCGTTAGATTTTTATGTTAACCGATTGGGGTTTAAGATTGCCTTCGCAGATGATGCCAAAAACCCAAAATATGCGGGTATCTTAAGGGACGATATTGAGATTCATTTGCAATGGCACAATAAAAAAATGTGGGAGGTAGATATAGATAGACCTATGTTGCGCATTGTATCTCAAAACATAGAAGCTTTGTACAATGAGTATTCAAACGTAGATGTTTTTAATGCACATACATTGCTAAGGGAAACCGCATGGGGAACACGGGAGTTTGCTTTTTACGATCCATTTAAAAACGGATTAACATTTTATAGAGATGTTTAG
- a CDS encoding SDR family oxidoreductase has product MKVLFIGGTGNISTPSSRLAVAKGMDLYLLNRGKAKVDIKGAQSIIGDINKPDELEELKKHEWDVVVNWIAFTPDDIERDIELFKGKTKQYIFISSASCYQTPLSYPVITESTPLHNNLWDYSQGKIQCEDRLQKAYREEGFPITIVRPSLTYDTVIPIAVGGFDKFNTAQRILEGKEIIVHGDGTSLWTVTHSDDFAKGFVGLLGLQTAIGHAFHITSDEVLTWNMIYKILADALGKEAKVVHIASDFICKVEPSFTGTLLADKAESVLFDNTKIKTFVPGFKATIPFSEGIKRTVKWLLEHPEHQNINEETEAKIENVLKAYKDL; this is encoded by the coding sequence ATGAAAGTATTATTTATAGGAGGAACAGGGAATATAAGTACACCAAGTAGTAGATTGGCGGTTGCCAAAGGAATGGATTTGTACCTATTAAATAGGGGCAAAGCCAAAGTTGATATTAAGGGCGCACAAAGTATTATTGGTGATATCAACAAACCGGATGAACTTGAAGAGCTGAAAAAACATGAGTGGGATGTTGTGGTGAACTGGATAGCGTTTACACCTGATGATATTGAGCGCGATATTGAATTGTTTAAAGGAAAGACCAAGCAATACATTTTTATAAGTTCGGCATCTTGTTATCAAACGCCATTGAGCTATCCTGTAATTACGGAGTCTACTCCGTTACATAATAATCTATGGGATTATTCTCAAGGTAAAATTCAATGTGAGGACAGGTTACAGAAAGCATATCGTGAGGAAGGATTTCCTATTACCATAGTAAGACCATCCTTAACGTATGATACGGTAATACCTATAGCCGTTGGTGGATTTGATAAGTTCAATACCGCACAGCGAATATTAGAAGGTAAAGAAATAATTGTACATGGAGACGGAACCTCACTTTGGACAGTGACACATTCAGATGATTTTGCAAAGGGATTTGTAGGTTTATTAGGATTACAGACCGCAATAGGGCATGCTTTTCATATTACTTCAGATGAGGTGCTGACCTGGAATATGATTTATAAGATTTTGGCTGATGCCTTAGGGAAGGAAGCAAAAGTAGTTCATATAGCGTCGGACTTTATTTGTAAAGTAGAGCCGTCATTTACGGGTACACTTTTAGCGGACAAAGCAGAAAGTGTCTTGTTCGATAATACCAAGATAAAAACTTTTGTACCGGGGTTTAAAGCTACAATTCCGTTTTCAGAAGGGATAAAGAGGACCGTAAAGTGGTTGTTAGAGCATCCAGAACATCAAAACATAAATGAGGAGACAGAGGCTAAGATTGAGAATGTGTTGAAGGCTTATAAAGATTTGTAG
- a CDS encoding DUF6090 family protein: MINFFRKIRRNLLEEGKVSKYLKYAIGEIILVVVGILIALQINNWNEYRKSREVELNYLKNIQEDILSDSLYFERSWFKRGDKKIQGLNKAKNYYLNGIIPTDTITFINDVAYGGIYGIGRLTPNNRTYNELSSTGNISLISDQDIRDEIVAYYLNLEFLYEYGADSRSDYPHFMNSYKVFNPKFPDSVSPAEIPILLKMMRKDKFYQLTNSELTYAYSILNRLEYVKKDAALLYHRIDNYLEHHEK, from the coding sequence ATGATTAATTTCTTTAGAAAAATCCGCAGAAACCTGCTCGAAGAAGGCAAAGTCTCCAAGTACTTAAAATACGCCATCGGTGAAATTATTCTCGTTGTTGTTGGAATATTAATTGCATTACAGATTAATAATTGGAATGAGTATCGTAAAAGCAGAGAAGTAGAACTGAATTACCTCAAGAACATTCAAGAAGATATACTATCGGATTCTTTATATTTTGAAAGAAGTTGGTTTAAAAGAGGTGATAAAAAAATACAAGGCTTAAATAAAGCTAAAAATTATTATCTGAACGGTATTATACCAACCGATACCATCACATTTATAAATGATGTAGCTTATGGTGGTATTTATGGCATCGGCAGGCTTACCCCTAATAACAGAACTTATAATGAGTTGTCAAGTACAGGTAATATTAGCCTAATCTCAGACCAAGACATTCGTGATGAGATTGTTGCGTACTATTTAAATTTAGAATTCTTATATGAATATGGGGCCGATTCACGTAGTGATTATCCTCATTTTATGAACTCATATAAAGTATTTAACCCTAAATTTCCAGATTCAGTAAGCCCCGCCGAAATCCCCATTCTTTTAAAAATGATGCGTAAGGATAAATTTTACCAACTCACTAATTCAGAATTAACCTATGCCTATTCCATTCTAAATAGGCTTGAGTATGTCAAAAAAGATGCTGCACTCTTATATCACAGAATAGATAATTATTTAGAGCATCATGAAAAGTAA
- a CDS encoding M28 family peptidase has translation MKPLLLLITLCLTTLVFAQTDSEKAEMTVDKNEIEGHIYFLADDALKGRATGSPELKIAASYLANTLRGYGIKPHSAINSYYQKFNLIQTTAPKVLKVSINGENYPHTIAVEAKGSDLSGEAIYLNFGIEEDYKGKDVNGKLIIVKGGTSEASDARAVYNAHKEKQELAIKNGAIGLLEMTLLEEDWWTRVSHFMEEGVKIPDTKNEQMPKPDFIHLWVNSSANKLATFNNAKLAYAIETDGIKEETLETQNVIGVLEGTDPKLKEEFIMYSAHYDHVGIGKPDAVGDSIYNGARDNAIGTTAVLSMAENIGKFPTKRSAIFIFFTGEEKGLLGSQYYVEHPIFPLKQIVYGFNTDGGGYNNTKLATVIGLNRTTAQKHIVSGAATFGLKAIDDPAPEQGLFDRSDNVSFASKGVPAPTYSTGFDAFDDEINKYYHQPGDEADSLDYDYLVKFYQGYVLSGRLIANDPETPFWMKDDKYEAAGNVLYGKVPEAPIKN, from the coding sequence ATGAAACCTTTACTACTACTTATAACTTTATGCTTGACCACTCTGGTTTTTGCTCAGACAGATTCAGAAAAAGCAGAGATGACCGTTGATAAAAATGAAATTGAGGGACATATATATTTTTTGGCCGATGATGCCCTAAAAGGTCGTGCTACTGGATCTCCAGAATTAAAAATAGCGGCATCCTATCTAGCTAATACTTTACGCGGGTATGGCATAAAACCGCATTCTGCCATAAATTCTTACTATCAGAAATTTAATTTAATACAAACCACTGCACCCAAAGTACTTAAGGTTTCTATAAATGGGGAAAACTATCCACACACCATTGCAGTGGAAGCAAAAGGGAGTGATCTTTCCGGAGAAGCAATCTATCTTAATTTTGGAATTGAAGAAGATTACAAAGGAAAAGATGTCAACGGAAAACTTATTATAGTAAAAGGTGGAACTTCAGAAGCTTCAGATGCTAGAGCAGTTTATAATGCACATAAAGAAAAACAGGAATTAGCAATCAAAAATGGGGCAATAGGGTTACTTGAGATGACTTTACTTGAAGAAGATTGGTGGACCAGGGTTTCTCATTTCATGGAAGAAGGTGTTAAGATACCTGATACTAAAAATGAACAAATGCCAAAACCAGATTTTATTCATCTTTGGGTAAATTCCTCAGCTAATAAACTTGCTACATTCAATAATGCTAAGCTAGCATATGCAATAGAAACTGACGGAATAAAAGAAGAAACACTAGAAACACAAAATGTAATAGGTGTTCTAGAAGGTACCGATCCAAAATTAAAAGAAGAATTCATTATGTATTCTGCACATTATGACCACGTGGGTATTGGTAAACCTGATGCTGTGGGTGATAGTATTTATAATGGTGCACGGGATAATGCCATAGGCACTACTGCTGTTTTAAGTATGGCAGAGAATATTGGAAAGTTTCCTACAAAACGGTCAGCTATATTCATTTTTTTTACCGGAGAGGAAAAAGGTTTATTAGGTAGTCAATATTATGTTGAGCACCCTATATTTCCACTCAAGCAAATAGTATATGGTTTCAATACCGATGGTGGAGGGTATAACAATACAAAATTGGCTACCGTAATTGGATTAAATAGAACAACAGCACAAAAACATATTGTTTCAGGTGCCGCAACTTTTGGTTTAAAAGCCATTGATGACCCTGCTCCTGAACAAGGACTATTTGATCGTAGCGATAATGTAAGCTTTGCCAGTAAGGGTGTTCCCGCTCCTACTTATTCAACTGGTTTTGATGCCTTTGATGATGAAATTAACAAATATTACCACCAACCTGGTGATGAGGCGGATAGTTTGGATTATGATTATCTAGTGAAATTTTACCAAGGCTATGTGCTTTCAGGTAGGTTGATAGCCAATGACCCTGAAACTCCTTTTTGGATGAAAGATGATAAATATGAAGCTGCAGGTAATGTGTTGTATGGTAAGGTTCCTGAAGCTCCAATTAAAAATTGA
- a CDS encoding Pycsar system effector family protein, whose amino-acid sequence MTKPIDNKNKNSNKTKQEHNPLSAFEKGLLDELKSKGHAEELVDHYWGTINYVSGLIKASELKAGLILSFYGIILNFIYQSAAPVMHSVSNAILFYILIGLWFVATVVSIFFSVRCFIPKLEGNYSDNVFYFGDVITKFGTIKEFSRKFYNVSINEQEVFEQLGEQIYINSKISAWKFRNVQRSIFFLAISLVLLLLTAVYYGVLRIM is encoded by the coding sequence ATGACCAAACCGATTGACAATAAAAACAAGAATTCCAATAAAACCAAACAAGAGCATAACCCATTGTCCGCTTTTGAGAAAGGTCTTTTAGATGAATTAAAATCCAAGGGACATGCAGAAGAATTAGTAGATCATTATTGGGGCACCATTAATTATGTATCTGGACTCATAAAGGCTTCGGAATTGAAGGCGGGACTTATACTCTCTTTTTACGGTATTATTCTCAATTTCATCTACCAAAGTGCTGCTCCCGTAATGCATTCCGTGTCAAATGCCATTTTGTTCTATATACTAATTGGACTGTGGTTTGTAGCTACCGTAGTTTCCATTTTTTTTAGTGTACGCTGCTTTATTCCAAAACTTGAAGGGAACTACAGTGATAATGTGTTTTATTTTGGAGATGTCATTACCAAATTTGGAACCATCAAAGAATTTTCAAGGAAATTTTACAACGTGAGCATTAATGAACAAGAAGTTTTTGAGCAACTGGGGGAACAGATTTACATCAATTCAAAAATATCTGCGTGGAAGTTTAGAAACGTTCAACGATCTATATTCTTTTTAGCTATTAGCCTTGTGCTACTGCTATTAACAGCAGTTTATTATGGAGTGTTAAGAATTATGTGA
- a CDS encoding adenylate/guanylate cyclase domain-containing protein: MAKIMVVDDETDLEILIKQKFRKQIRQNEYEFVFAINGRDALEKLGKNPGIDIVLSDINMPEMDGLTLLSELHESSPLIKSVIVSAYGDMENIRVAMNRGAFDFITKPINFEDLTITMEKTLKHAMEIRKTLQAIKENNILKMYVDENVLNFMGGQEYESKIMANENIEGTIMFVDVCGFTKISETTSPDIVVSMLNTYFDTMVKEIMEQDGIIDKFIGDAVMAVFRGEYHLDRAIDAALAIRNQVNSLPKEEGKETYQPKVSIGIKSGEMISGNIGSATLKRLDYTVIGDSVNTAARLQDAAKENQIIICESCYEQVKEAFKCENLGSINMKNKSQPLTVYNVIE; this comes from the coding sequence ATGGCAAAAATAATGGTAGTAGATGATGAGACGGACTTAGAGATACTCATCAAACAGAAATTTAGAAAACAGATACGGCAGAACGAATACGAGTTTGTATTTGCTATAAACGGTAGAGATGCGCTAGAGAAACTTGGGAAAAATCCCGGTATAGATATTGTTTTGAGCGATATTAACATGCCAGAGATGGACGGTCTTACCCTACTCTCGGAATTGCATGAATCTAGCCCTTTAATTAAATCGGTTATTGTTTCCGCCTATGGTGACATGGAAAATATTCGTGTAGCCATGAACCGAGGTGCATTTGATTTTATCACCAAACCCATAAACTTTGAAGACTTGACCATTACCATGGAAAAGACCCTAAAGCATGCCATGGAAATTAGAAAAACGCTGCAAGCCATTAAAGAAAACAATATTCTAAAAATGTATGTTGATGAAAACGTACTCAATTTTATGGGTGGCCAAGAATATGAGTCTAAGATAATGGCAAACGAGAATATTGAAGGTACCATAATGTTTGTAGACGTATGCGGATTCACAAAAATTAGTGAGACCACTAGTCCTGACATTGTTGTTTCAATGCTAAATACCTATTTCGATACCATGGTAAAAGAAATAATGGAGCAAGATGGTATCATAGATAAATTTATAGGTGATGCCGTTATGGCCGTTTTTAGAGGAGAATATCATTTAGACCGTGCCATTGATGCCGCATTGGCCATTAGAAATCAAGTGAACAGCTTACCCAAAGAGGAAGGCAAAGAAACATACCAGCCAAAAGTTTCTATAGGTATTAAAAGTGGTGAAATGATTTCCGGAAATATTGGTTCCGCTACCCTTAAGCGTCTAGATTACACTGTTATAGGAGACTCGGTAAATACTGCCGCTAGATTGCAAGATGCCGCTAAAGAAAATCAAATTATCATCTGTGAAAGTTGTTATGAACAGGTAAAAGAAGCCTTTAAATGTGAAAACTTAGGTAGTATCAATATGAAAAATAAATCGCAACCGCTTACCGTATACAATGTGATAGAATAG
- a CDS encoding response regulator, with translation MKILVVDDEQDVKVLFQQRFRKEIRKEELEFVFAFSGEDALKIMKTMQHEAVLILSDINMPGMSGLELLENIKKNYVKPPPMVMMITAYGDDENRTMAKNLGADDFLTKPLDFSLLKDKLITLT, from the coding sequence ATGAAGATATTAGTTGTAGATGACGAACAAGATGTAAAAGTGCTTTTTCAACAGCGTTTTAGAAAAGAAATAAGAAAAGAGGAACTAGAATTTGTTTTTGCATTCTCGGGAGAAGATGCACTCAAAATTATGAAAACAATGCAGCATGAAGCGGTATTGATTTTATCAGATATCAATATGCCTGGCATGAGCGGTTTAGAGTTATTGGAGAATATCAAAAAAAATTATGTGAAACCACCACCAATGGTTATGATGATTACCGCTTATGGAGATGATGAAAATAGAACAATGGCAAAAAATCTAGGTGCAGACGACTTTCTAACCAAACCTTTAGATTTTTCACTTCTTAAAGACAAGCTTATAACCTTAACGTAA